agagaaaggagggggaggagggaatgcggaggagaggggagggggaggccgGAGAAGCAAACAAATAACCCGCTTTAACTAGACGGGCGGATAAATGGCCCCGTTTCTCCTCAGCCCCGATGCGCCTGCTTAGCCGCGCGCCCCGCGGGCGCCGCAGCTCGGGTGGGCTCAGCCCCGGGGCCGCTGCCCCCAGCCCGAAGGGGTCCAGCAGGGCCCAGCCTGGGGCTGCGAAGCAGGGAGCGGCCTGCGGTGCCAGGGCCGCTTCATTGGGATTCATGGGCATGTTGGGCGGGCGGCCCGGGGCCGGGCGGGAGGAGGGGTGCGCACGGCGGGCGCAGATGCCCGGGTGACCGCCGCGCCGCGGTCCCTGCGCCGCCTTTGTGCCGGGGAGGCGCGCGCGGGGACCTAATCCATCAAATTGTCTACAAATTGTGAAGAAAATTCAAAAACCATATGGTCGCCAGCGCCGGCGCGCTCTGGGCTGCGGAGGGCCGCGGCCGCGCCCGCACCCGGAGCCGCGGGGGGCTGGGCCCGGCTATTGTCGCCTGTCAGCGGCCGCCCGGGTCCATTCGTCCCGGCCTTCATGGTCCGCGCTCCGAATTACAGACCCATCCATCCTGAGAGAGGGCGATTTATGTCGCCCAGGAGGAACCGGCCGCACGCCCGCCTCGTTGCCCGctgcctctttccttctttcgttctctcctctctcttctcttccctcttcccattccctttttctctctctgtctgtctctctctctgtctctctctccgtgtagcttttcctctttctcttcctcatcctTGTCTCTGTGGCTCTCCACTTTCTCGCTCTGCTTTTGGAGTGTCTTTCTGTGCtccttttcctgtttctctgtgtcttttaGTTTCCTCCCGGACGCACACGTTCCCAACTCAGGCCTCAGGGCCCCATAGCCTGCCCAAGACCAGATGCGCATTTCTCACATCAATTTTGCGGAGAAAGAGAGCCGAGCGGCCTGGAGGCGGGACCCGTCTCTGGTGACAGCGGCCACTCGCCAGCCTAGCAACAACAAAAGCCCAGAGAGAAACCCGCTCAGTCCGGAAAAGTGAAAGCTGCCTGTGTCCCTGCCCCAACCGCCCTCGGGGCGCGGGGACCCCAAAGAGTCCTTGGGGCGTTGATGACTCTGCCTCCAGCCGAGTTCGGGGCCCAGAATTTGTAATGTTACCAGAAATTCACTGCAACTCTCAGACACCACAGCTCACATCTCCCCGTACCCGTACCCGTGCGCGCAATTCAGACTGCCTTTGGTGCCTTCCGCCTCATTGTCCTCCCACCTCCGAGGGTGAGGCCCTTCGTCGGAACCAAAACTTGAGAGCCCTCAGGCTCCACCCCGCTGTCGGACTGAGCTATACCTGCCATACATCGGAGGCTTAGCCGGTGTCCCAGGGAGAGCAGGAAGAATGCCTGCCCTTGGGTCCCACGTGGGAGGCACGAACCGCAGGGCAAATCTCCCCCGCCCACTTTTTGCCCCACACGAATTAATATAGCACCCGTGGCGCCCCTAACGTACGCACGCATTTTCTCCCAGCACTGCGCGCCTCACTTTTTACCCGGACCTGGCGAAGCCCGCTTCTCTCGCCCCTCAACCCATTTGGTAGCTGTTGCGTGTTCATGGGCAAGAAGTGCCTTCTCCTATTGCTTCGCCTTCATGTCTCATTCTCACGCCTGCCCTGAAACTCCTCCAAATCTCCAAGGCCCGGGCAGCCGGCGAGGAGCAGCGGCAAGACACGGAGCCTGCCGCGGCTTCCCTGAATAGGGCCCGCTCATTCAGACACGGTCACCGCCGGTTCTAGTAAAATGGCAAAGACTTTATTTATCGGAGAAAGAGGCCTTGGGTACAGTCCGGGGAGGAGTAGacaggagcagggaagggacacgCGAGACCCACCCTCATCCAGCCACCCTTGTCTGGCCAAGTCGAGCTAGGAGCAGGGCATTGGAGACTGCAAGACAGACCCAGAGCTGcggaggaggtgggtgagggctTAGGTCGGCCTCCTCTCAGTCTctgtcacatgcaaaaaaattctaaaaagagtaaaaaataatTCTAGGGCTTTGGGTTCCATTGTCGTttattggttggttggttggtttccccCTGCTTTGTCCCTAAGGCCTGGACCCCAGCAGTCAGTCCAAGGAAACCGAGAGAGGGTGGGGAGGAATCTTAAAAATAGCGTTAGTGGGCATGGGGAGATAGAAATGACATCGAAAACAGACTTCTCTCGTGGGGGGGGGGAGTTGGCGGGGCAGGGGGTGGGAAGAGATGGATTTAAAACTTGCAAGTCGGGACCTGGCTGCCCCCTCAGCCCCTTCCCACTCGGGGGGGAAAaggcagaaggaaataaaagtcaaCTGCAATAGGCCTAGGAAGGTGAGGAGGGAGAGAGCCGGTGCATTCGCCACATgcagagaaaaatcaaaacagtCGGGGCGGCCCCCTCCTCCAGACCGCGGGGTTAAGTGTTCATTACCCTCGATTCTACCTCGCCCTCAGCAAACCTGGCAGCCTGAGAGCTTTGAAAACATGGAAATCTccgagattttaaaaaataaaagaaagaaagaaaaaagtcaggCTGCGGTGGGAAGAACCCGCTATAtaagtttaaatatttatacagaAGCCATACAGAATTGCACGGCGAGGGCTCTCAGGGCCGCGGAGGCCGCGCGCGGCGGCCGGCCCGGCCGGCCAGCTCGGGTTTATTGCTTCGAGAAGGAAGTGGCAGCTGCCGGGAGCCGAGTCCGGGCCAGGGACAGGGGAGAAGGCGGGAGTTGCAGAGGAGGTCCCAGCTTCCCTCGGTCCGGTCCGGGAGGTGGCGGGCATGTGGGCGCTAGGGCGAGGGCGGCGGAACATCCCGGGCGCCGCTCAATCGTCCACGTCGATCTCTTCGTCTTCCTCATCCTCCGAGCAGTCCTGGCTGCTGGCCGGCTGGTCCGTGAGCGGGGAGGCGGGCGAGAGCTGCAGGGGCCCGGCGCCCGGGGCCTGCGGGGCGCCTGGGGGGAGCGCCGGGGAGCCAGGCCTCGACTTGGCCCTGCCGcagccgccgccaccgccgccgcccgCGGCCTCCGAGTTCTGCTCGAGTTCGGCCAGCGCCACGATGTCCATCTGCCCGCTGGGGCCCAGTTTCTTGGCGGACTCCACGTCGGCCTTCATCTCCTCCAGGTCCCGCTTGAGCTTGGCGCGCCGATTCTGGAACCAGGTGATAACTTGAGCGTTGGTGAGGCCCAGCTGCTGCGCGATTTGGTCGCGATCGGCAGGGGACAGGTACTTCTGGTAGAGAAAGCGCTTCTCCAACTCATAGATCTGGTGGTTGGTGAAGGCCGTGCGGGACTTTCGCCGCTTCTTGGGGGTTTGCCGCTGCCCAAAGATGGTCATCCCGTCGCGGCCTGCGAGGAAACCATAGTATAGGCTTGCGCCGGGGGAAAGGAGACCCCACCCCGGCTCTCGCTCACCCCACCCAGGCCCATCCGGCCTGACATCTGTCGCTGTTCCCCTCTCGGATTTGATCCGGCCTCCTGGACTAGGGCAAGCTTCGGCTATGGCAAACCCCCTTCCCCCGTCTCTCATCTACCGGAAGTCCCTAAGAAAAATTGTTTTGGTCTCTGCTCCCCCACCA
This genomic stretch from Diceros bicornis minor isolate mBicDic1 chromosome 6, mDicBic1.mat.cur, whole genome shotgun sequence harbors:
- the LBX1 gene encoding transcription factor LBX1, with protein sequence MTSKEDGKAAPGEERRRSPLDHLPPPANSNKPLTPFSIEDILNKPSVRRSYSLCGAAHLLAAADKHAPGGLPLAGRALLSQTSPLCALEELASKTFKGLEVSVLQAAEGRDGMTIFGQRQTPKKRRKSRTAFTNHQIYELEKRFLYQKYLSPADRDQIAQQLGLTNAQVITWFQNRRAKLKRDLEEMKADVESAKKLGPSGQMDIVALAELEQNSEAAGGGGGGGCGRAKSRPGSPALPPGAPQAPGAGPLQLSPASPLTDQPASSQDCSEDEEDEEIDVDD